The following proteins come from a genomic window of Blattabacterium cuenoti:
- a CDS encoding CvpA family protein translates to MLDIIIIILVLYGGYHGYQKGLISQLFMFMIFFLLIFKGFYVFDVVTKILTEVNIVSKKSYIFIIDSIIISIFSIIFIAFITKKIIEFIMIITWMKPIDRLGGGILGMIKYFFCFSICIFFLKEANKKIDLFPYHFLQHSFEKEFQFFFYQKGSCFKQLKELYFKFYEL, encoded by the coding sequence ATGTTAGATATAATTATTATAATTCTAGTTTTATATGGTGGATATCATGGATATCAAAAAGGATTAATTTCTCAATTATTCATGTTTATGATATTTTTTTTGTTGATTTTCAAAGGTTTTTATGTTTTTGATGTTGTAACAAAAATCTTAACAGAAGTCAATATAGTAAGCAAAAAATCCTATATTTTTATCATTGATTCTATCATAATTTCTATTTTTTCTATTATTTTTATAGCTTTTATAACTAAAAAAATTATAGAATTCATAATGATTATCACATGGATGAAACCTATAGATAGATTGGGTGGTGGAATATTAGGCATGATTAAATATTTTTTTTGTTTTTCTATATGTATTTTCTTTTTAAAAGAAGCAAATAAAAAAATAGATCTTTTTCCTTATCATTTTTTACAACATTCCTTTGAAAAAGAATTTCAATTTTTTTTCTATCAAAAAGGATCTTGTTTTAAACAATTGAAAGAATTATATTTTAAATTTTATGAACTTTAA
- a CDS encoding LuxE/PaaK family acyltransferase has protein sequence MNFKKKIFSILEKEEFENLTWNIFHYQIKYNKIYKIYLQSLDINPLKIKKISEIPFLPISFFKTHRILSSKRTDCYDGIFTSSGTTGIKSKHYVKKLSVYIDSIRNSFEFFYGPIEKFKFLGFFPLSRKDSSLIYMVKYLIQKTHKNGSHFVPYTSYKDRKLIFNQNDKNIFIFGLSFSLLDFIEENNHLKQNKNQNQVIIMETGGMKGKRKEIIREELHDILKKFFFVKEIHSEYGMTEILSQAYAKKNGIFQCPPWMRIYIRDPEDPLIHVDNNKIGGIDIIDLSNYLSCPFLSTEDLGKKINDNEFEVLGRMDFSDMRGCNLMNPLKS, from the coding sequence ATGAACTTTAAAAAAAAGATTTTTTCTATATTAGAAAAAGAAGAATTCGAGAATTTGACATGGAATATATTCCATTATCAAATAAAATATAACAAAATTTATAAAATTTATCTTCAATCCTTAGATATAAATCCATTGAAAATAAAAAAAATTTCTGAAATTCCTTTTTTACCTATTTCGTTTTTTAAAACGCATCGTATTTTGAGTAGTAAGAGAACGGATTGTTACGATGGTATTTTTACCAGCAGTGGAACTACTGGGATAAAAAGTAAACATTATGTAAAAAAATTGAGTGTTTATATTGATAGTATTAGAAATAGTTTTGAATTTTTTTATGGTCCAATAGAGAAATTTAAGTTTTTAGGATTTTTTCCTCTATCTCGAAAAGATTCTTCTTTAATTTACATGGTCAAATATTTGATACAAAAAACCCATAAAAATGGAAGTCATTTTGTTCCTTATACTTCTTATAAAGATAGAAAACTGATTTTTAATCAAAATGATAAAAATATTTTCATTTTTGGACTAAGTTTTTCTTTATTGGATTTTATAGAAGAAAATAATCATTTGAAACAAAATAAAAATCAAAACCAAGTCATCATTATGGAAACAGGAGGGATGAAAGGAAAAAGAAAAGAAATCATTAGAGAAGAATTACACGATATTTTAAAAAAATTTTTTTTTGTAAAGGAAATTCATTCAGAATATGGAATGACAGAAATACTTTCTCAAGCGTATGCAAAAAAAAACGGTATATTTCAATGTCCTCCTTGGATGAGAATCTACATAAGAGATCCTGAAGATCCTTTGATACATGTAGATAACAATAAAATAGGAGGAATTGATATTATTGATTTATCAAATTATTTATCTTGTCCTTTTCTTTCTACCGAAGATTTGGGAAAAAAAATTAATGATAATGAATTCGAAGTATTAGGAAGAATGGATTTTTCAGACATGCGAGGATGTAATTTAATGAATCCCTTAAAAAGCTAA
- a CDS encoding inorganic phosphate transporter → MKLFYSSIIVVLFFLSIFDLIVGLINDAVNFLNSAIGSQVASRRTIMVFASLGILLGAFLSSGMMEVARKGVFDPSYFYFSDIIFIFLAVMISDIILLDVFNTLGYPTSTTVSMVFCLLGAAFSIAMIKMTSPFNNEPFHHLTLYIKAEKTFTISIGIFLSILISFTSGAFIHYFIRFLFSFEYESRLKYVGVIWSAISLSSMTYFLLVRGLHSTLQGFTVENLTGFSLFIQHFIKWIHHNFLIFLLILFSTWTVIAKIFVSLGYNILKFVVLYGTFSLAMAFAGNDLVNFIGIPIAGIQSYNIWKESGSPPAEKFNMKSLSGNVQAPSSVLIFAGIIMIFTLWCSKKTKNITSTELNLSRQNEGPEKFLSNSFSRGIVRFFLYLGNHFFILFPKRFLVKIEKNFKQKEIQKEDDVAFDLVRASANLTISSILISIATVQKLPLSTTFVTFMVSMGTSLSDRAWDRESAVYRISGVLKVIRGWFLTGIMAFTMAGITASFLYFLKAWALSFLICLILFVFYRIYKTYYNNKEQDQKIKEKPFFGIVNLTLEDTLSKTLEILKPILEYIENIYKNSIEGITQENLKTLQKSRNHFLKVKKNFTNIHNSLIKVIRKTENREPIAGILYLHIYSKTKEIIESSDIITNHTLFHVINSHKPLKYQQKKNLRILEHLMIEHFNIIKKITTDKNCKKIQFSCTIQNKILKKIEEQMNQQVMGIIHNKYGTKNTFLMLDLLLQSKKMTESIEEIILLYHNALYNISSKKDASFLAF, encoded by the coding sequence ATGAAACTTTTTTATTCCTCAATTATAGTGGTTCTTTTTTTCTTATCTATATTTGATCTTATTGTTGGGTTAATTAATGATGCCGTGAATTTTCTAAATTCTGCTATTGGATCTCAAGTGGCTTCTCGTAGAACTATTATGGTTTTTGCTAGTTTAGGAATTTTATTAGGAGCTTTTTTGTCTAGTGGAATGATGGAAGTAGCAAGAAAAGGAGTTTTTGATCCTTCTTATTTCTATTTTTCAGATATTATTTTTATTTTTTTAGCGGTTATGATATCCGATATTATTTTACTGGATGTTTTTAATACTTTAGGATATCCCACTTCTACTACAGTATCTATGGTTTTTTGTTTATTAGGCGCTGCCTTCAGCATAGCCATGATAAAAATGACTTCTCCATTTAATAATGAACCCTTTCATCATTTAACTCTATATATTAAAGCGGAAAAAACATTCACCATTAGTATAGGAATTTTTTTATCTATTCTCATTTCTTTTACTTCTGGTGCTTTTATTCACTATTTTATTCGTTTTTTATTTAGTTTTGAATATGAAAGTAGATTAAAATATGTAGGGGTCATATGGAGTGCCATTTCATTGAGCAGTATGACTTATTTTCTGTTAGTAAGAGGATTGCATAGTACTTTACAGGGTTTTACGGTTGAAAATTTAACAGGATTTTCTTTATTCATTCAACATTTCATAAAATGGATTCATCATAATTTTTTGATTTTTTTGCTTATATTATTTTCAACGTGGACTGTTATCGCAAAAATATTTGTTTCTTTAGGATATAATATATTAAAATTTGTCGTATTATATGGCACTTTTTCTTTAGCTATGGCTTTTGCAGGAAATGATTTAGTCAATTTTATCGGAATTCCTATAGCTGGTATACAATCTTATAATATATGGAAAGAATCTGGGAGTCCTCCTGCTGAAAAATTCAATATGAAAAGTTTATCTGGAAATGTACAGGCCCCATCTTCCGTTTTAATTTTTGCAGGAATTATTATGATTTTCACTCTTTGGTGTTCCAAAAAAACCAAAAATATAACAAGTACAGAACTGAATTTAAGTAGACAAAATGAAGGACCAGAAAAATTTTTATCCAATTCTTTTTCTAGAGGAATTGTTCGATTTTTTTTATATTTAGGAAATCATTTCTTTATATTGTTTCCTAAAAGATTTCTAGTTAAAATAGAAAAAAACTTTAAGCAAAAAGAAATACAAAAAGAAGACGACGTTGCTTTTGACCTGGTTAGAGCTTCTGCTAATTTAACTATATCCAGTATACTGATATCTATAGCTACAGTTCAAAAACTTCCATTATCTACTACTTTTGTTACTTTTATGGTATCTATGGGTACTTCTCTTTCCGATAGAGCATGGGATAGAGAAAGTGCTGTTTATAGAATTTCAGGGGTATTAAAAGTCATAAGAGGATGGTTTTTAACAGGGATAATGGCCTTTACTATGGCAGGGATCACGGCTTCTTTTTTATACTTTTTGAAAGCATGGGCTCTTTCCTTCCTTATTTGTTTGATTTTATTTGTTTTTTACCGAATTTATAAAACTTATTATAATAATAAGGAGCAAGATCAAAAAATCAAAGAAAAACCGTTTTTTGGAATAGTGAATCTAACTTTAGAGGACACTTTAAGCAAAACCTTAGAGATTCTAAAACCGATTCTTGAATATATTGAAAATATTTACAAAAATAGTATAGAAGGAATTACTCAAGAAAATTTAAAAACTCTTCAAAAGAGTCGAAATCATTTTTTAAAAGTGAAAAAAAATTTTACAAATATTCATAACTCTTTAATTAAAGTGATTAGAAAAACAGAGAATAGAGAACCGATTGCTGGAATCCTTTATCTACATATATACAGCAAAACTAAAGAAATCATTGAATCTTCAGATATTATTACGAATCATACATTGTTTCATGTAATCAATAGCCATAAACCTTTAAAATATCAACAAAAAAAGAATTTACGAATACTTGAACATCTTATGATTGAACATTTTAACATCATAAAAAAAATAACAACAGATAAAAATTGTAAAAAGATTCAATTTTCTTGTACAATACAAAATAAAATTTTGAAAAAAATTGAGGAACAAATGAATCAACAAGTTATGGGAATTATACATAATAAATATGGAACAAAAAACACTTTTTTGATGTTGGATCTTCTTTTACAATCAAAAAAAATGACGGAAAGCATAGAAGAGATCATTCTCTTGTATCACAATGCATTATACAATATTTCATCCAAAAAAGACGCATCTTTTTTAGCTTTTTAA
- the ruvA gene encoding Holliday junction branch migration protein RuvA, whose amino-acid sequence MITHLRGKLVKKTKSYLIIDCHGVGYHIHISSYTYSSLLEEEGKCICIHTYLFIKENKHILYGFFDKKERKIFSYLISVNGIGPSSAIMLLSSMTPYEIEKSISKEDIKVLNKVKGIGTKTAQRIIIELKDKIIKGILSQKEKNVKLLENNPYLIKKEALSALSILGFSPQKSKKVLDDILEKNPEFSVENLIKESLKKIVKL is encoded by the coding sequence GTGATAACACACTTAAGAGGAAAGTTAGTTAAAAAAACTAAATCTTATTTAATCATAGATTGTCATGGAGTCGGATATCATATTCATATATCCTCATATACCTATTCTTCTTTGTTAGAAGAAGAAGGAAAATGTATTTGTATACATACTTATCTATTTATCAAAGAAAATAAACATATATTGTACGGTTTTTTTGATAAAAAAGAAAGAAAAATATTTTCTTATTTGATATCCGTGAATGGAATAGGTCCAAGTTCTGCTATCATGTTATTATCTTCTATGACTCCATATGAAATAGAAAAATCTATATCTAAAGAAGATATAAAAGTGCTTAACAAAGTTAAAGGAATTGGAACAAAAACAGCTCAAAGAATTATTATAGAACTAAAAGATAAAATTATTAAAGGAATTCTTTCTCAAAAAGAAAAAAACGTGAAACTATTGGAAAATAATCCTTACTTAATAAAAAAAGAAGCTTTAAGTGCTTTGAGTATACTTGGATTTTCTCCTCAAAAGTCTAAAAAAGTTTTGGATGATATTTTGGAGAAAAATCCCGAATTTTCTGTAGAAAATCTCATTAAAGAATCTTTAAAAAAAATTGTAAAATTATAA
- the der gene encoding ribosome biogenesis GTPase Der, whose translation MNYIVSIVGRTNVGKSTLFNRLVGRRKAIVHVTSGVTRDRIYGSSEWNGVQFSVIDTGGFSVLTNDVLEKEIRNQIFIAIKESDIILFLIDIKIGILDADREIAQILRKSHKIILLVVNKVDNGKSIYSDTDFFRLGFEKYYYISAINGSGTGELLDKLIEIFKQEFLKQKENILENQSIPRFSIVGRPNVGKSTLINSFLNKNHHIVTNISGTTRDSLDVFYKKYECILVDTPGVRKKSKIRENIEFYSTMRTFKTIEYADVCFLMIDAACGWKKQDMNIFRLVKKNHKGIIILVNKWDLFHNKNVSTQEDYKCLIRKKIYPFDNVPIFFISAKNKDGIHDILPMAYHVLKFRNHRLKTNILNKIMLPILKKKPPTPKKKNKFITIKYCTQLPSCTPKFIFFSNFPQYINKSYTRFVENKIRSHFDFIGVPIQIFFRKK comes from the coding sequence ATGAATTATATTGTATCTATAGTAGGACGGACCAATGTCGGAAAATCTACTTTGTTTAATCGTCTTGTAGGAAGAAGAAAAGCAATTGTTCATGTTACAAGTGGAGTGACAAGAGATCGTATTTATGGGAGTTCAGAATGGAATGGAGTACAATTTTCTGTAATAGACACGGGAGGTTTTTCTGTTTTAACAAATGATGTACTTGAAAAAGAAATCAGAAACCAAATTTTCATAGCTATTAAAGAATCTGATATTATTTTATTTTTAATAGATATCAAAATAGGAATCTTAGATGCAGATAGAGAAATTGCTCAAATATTAAGAAAAAGTCATAAAATCATTTTATTAGTTGTGAATAAAGTAGATAATGGAAAATCTATATATTCTGATACAGATTTTTTCCGTTTAGGATTTGAAAAATATTACTATATATCAGCTATAAATGGGAGTGGTACGGGAGAATTACTAGATAAATTAATAGAAATATTCAAACAGGAATTTTTGAAACAAAAAGAAAACATATTGGAAAACCAATCTATTCCTCGTTTTTCAATAGTAGGACGTCCTAATGTCGGAAAATCAACTTTGATTAACTCTTTTTTAAATAAAAACCATCACATTGTGACAAATATTTCGGGTACAACCAGAGATAGTCTAGATGTATTTTACAAAAAATATGAATGTATTTTAGTAGATACACCTGGAGTCAGAAAAAAATCAAAAATCAGAGAAAACATTGAATTTTATTCTACTATGAGAACGTTTAAAACAATAGAATATGCGGATGTTTGTTTTTTAATGATAGATGCTGCTTGTGGATGGAAAAAACAGGATATGAATATTTTTAGATTAGTGAAAAAAAATCATAAAGGAATTATAATTCTTGTTAACAAATGGGATTTATTTCATAATAAAAATGTTTCTACACAAGAAGATTACAAATGTTTGATCCGAAAAAAAATTTATCCATTTGACAATGTTCCCATTTTTTTTATATCCGCAAAAAATAAAGATGGAATACACGATATTCTTCCCATGGCTTATCATGTTTTAAAATTCCGTAATCACAGATTAAAAACAAATATTTTAAATAAAATTATGTTACCAATTTTGAAAAAAAAACCTCCTACTCCTAAGAAAAAAAATAAATTCATAACTATAAAATATTGTACTCAGTTGCCTTCATGCACGCCAAAATTTATTTTTTTTTCTAATTTTCCTCAATACATAAACAAATCTTATACAAGATTTGTTGAAAATAAAATTCGTTCTCACTTTGATTTTATAGGAGTCCCCATACAAATCTTTTTTAGAAAAAAATAA
- the trmD gene encoding tRNA (guanosine(37)-N1)-methyltransferase TrmD, translated as MRIDIVSIVPEIFHSPFSNSIIKRAIHKGVIDLHVHDLRKYGLGKRKNVDDYPYGGGSGMVIRIEPVYQCFSKLLSERDYDEKIFMTPDGKLFSQKYAQYLIDKKNILILCGRYKGIDQRIRDHLISKEISIGNYILSGGELAAAVVVESIVRLLPGVIQNQDSILTDSFFQRESFIAPPIYTRPVIYKGWSVPKILLSGHHKKIKDWLDQKSMQFKQKSDS; from the coding sequence TTGCGTATAGATATTGTTAGTATAGTGCCTGAAATTTTTCATAGTCCTTTTTCCAATTCTATTATTAAAAGGGCAATTCATAAAGGGGTAATTGATCTTCATGTTCATGATTTACGTAAATATGGTTTAGGAAAACGAAAAAATGTAGATGATTATCCTTATGGAGGCGGATCAGGAATGGTCATTAGAATAGAGCCTGTATATCAATGTTTTTCAAAACTTTTATCAGAAAGAGATTATGACGAAAAAATTTTTATGACTCCTGATGGAAAATTATTTTCACAAAAATATGCTCAATATTTAATTGATAAGAAAAATATTCTGATTCTTTGTGGTCGTTATAAAGGAATTGATCAAAGAATTAGAGATCACTTAATATCCAAAGAAATATCTATTGGAAATTATATTTTATCTGGAGGAGAACTCGCTGCTGCTGTTGTTGTAGAATCTATAGTTAGATTGTTACCTGGAGTAATACAAAATCAAGATTCCATTCTTACAGATTCTTTTTTTCAAAGAGAATCTTTCATAGCTCCTCCCATTTATACTCGTCCAGTGATTTATAAAGGATGGTCTGTTCCAAAAATACTTTTATCTGGACATCATAAAAAAATAAAAGATTGGTTGGATCAAAAATCCATGCAATTTAAACAAAAATCGGATTCTTAG
- the argH gene encoding argininosuccinate lyase translates to MKIWEKKTNFRFNKEIESFTSSKDSKIDLFLAPHDVMGTIAHVIMLKSIGLLNQKDFKILIQELRNIYVYEILKNKFKIDEGIEDIHSQIEFLLTNRLGEVGKKIHTGRSRNDQILVDLKLFVRTEIKEIVDMTYTFFDLLLKLSEQHQNILMPGYTHYQIAMPSSFGLWFAAYAESLIDDLLLMRTAYCIVNKNPLGSAAGYGSSLPLNRKMTTHLLGFENLNYNVVYAQMGRGKMERIVSESISSLARTLSKMSQDICLYLSQNFNFISFPDHLTTGSSIMPHKKNPDVFEIIRAKCNRITSLPNEISLISSNLCSGYHRDFQIIKERFFPIFEEIKKCFFMFQYMLNHITVKKDILQDEKYQYLFSVEVVNKLVVEKGYSFRKAYQKVGLDIQNGCFKPFTKSCYSHEGSIGNLCNTQIRNLMQDVLKEFDFDQIDQVIKRLIYSKIYFDESSKNPIFV, encoded by the coding sequence GTGAAAATTTGGGAAAAAAAAACGAATTTTCGTTTCAATAAAGAAATCGAAAGTTTTACTTCAAGTAAGGATTCAAAAATAGATTTATTTTTAGCCCCACATGATGTTATGGGAACCATAGCTCATGTTATTATGTTGAAGAGTATAGGATTATTAAATCAAAAAGATTTCAAAATTTTAATTCAGGAATTGCGTAACATTTATGTTTACGAAATTTTAAAAAATAAATTTAAGATAGATGAAGGAATAGAAGATATTCATTCTCAGATCGAATTTTTGTTAACCAATCGTTTAGGAGAAGTCGGAAAAAAAATCCATACTGGAAGATCCAGAAATGATCAAATTTTGGTGGATTTAAAACTTTTTGTTCGTACAGAAATCAAGGAAATTGTAGACATGACTTATACTTTTTTTGATTTATTATTAAAATTAAGTGAACAACATCAAAACATATTAATGCCTGGTTATACTCATTATCAAATAGCGATGCCTTCTTCTTTTGGTCTTTGGTTTGCTGCATATGCAGAAAGTTTAATAGATGATTTACTATTAATGCGAACCGCATATTGTATTGTAAACAAAAATCCTTTAGGTTCCGCTGCAGGTTATGGATCTTCTTTGCCTTTAAATCGAAAAATGACAACCCATTTACTTGGGTTTGAAAATTTAAATTATAATGTAGTATATGCTCAAATGGGACGTGGAAAAATGGAAAGAATTGTTTCAGAATCTATCTCTTCTTTGGCAAGAACTTTAAGTAAAATGTCACAAGATATTTGTTTATATTTAAGCCAAAATTTTAATTTTATTAGTTTTCCTGATCATCTTACTACCGGATCTAGCATTATGCCTCATAAGAAAAATCCAGATGTTTTTGAGATAATACGAGCTAAATGTAATAGAATTACATCGTTACCTAACGAAATTTCTTTGATTTCTTCTAATTTATGTTCCGGATATCATAGAGATTTTCAAATCATTAAAGAAAGATTTTTTCCTATTTTTGAAGAAATAAAAAAATGTTTTTTCATGTTTCAATATATGTTGAATCATATCACAGTAAAAAAGGATATTCTTCAGGATGAAAAGTATCAATACTTGTTTAGTGTAGAAGTAGTGAACAAGCTGGTTGTTGAAAAAGGATATTCTTTTAGGAAAGCTTATCAAAAAGTAGGTTTAGATATTCAAAATGGATGTTTCAAACCTTTTACTAAGAGTTGTTATTCTCATGAAGGAAGTATAGGAAATTTGTGTAACACACAAATTAGAAATTTGATGCAAGATGTTCTCAAAGAATTTGATTTTGATCAAATCGATCAAGTTATAAAACGATTAATTTATAGCAAAATCTATTTTGACGAATCCTCTAAGAATCCGATTTTTGTTTAA
- the gyrB gene encoding DNA topoisomerase (ATP-hydrolyzing) subunit B: MNKKHNTIKDYTADSIQSLEGIEHIRLRPSMYIGDVGIRGLHHLVYEVIDNSVDEALAGFCNKIWVTIHKNGFITVLDNGRGIPIDVHKKEKKSALEVVMTKIGAGGKFDKNSYKVSGGLHGVGISCVNALSEKLIVTIYRNNKIYQQEYFKGKALYSVKCLGKTNLQGTKIYYLADYSIFNSIIYHYEILANRLKELSFLNKGLYLFLKDERKEIKEHFFSKNGLREYLPILDKNQESLTKKILFIEGEKDNTIVEVAMQYNTSFKEKIYSYVNNINTNEGGTHLSGFRRALTRTFKKYSEGFLSHKIEFTGDDLREGITAIISVRVMDPQFEGQTKTKLSNHEVGGIVDKIVGDALYSYLEENPSDRKKIFDKITLAAKARQAAKKARELIQKKTPISSILPGKLADCSFNNPEDCEIYLVEGDSAGGTAKQGRDRKFQAILPLRGKILNVEKAMQYKIFENEEIKNIFTSLGVSIETEEDQKILNIKKLRYNKIIIMTDADIDGSHISTLILTLFFRYMKPLIKEGYIYIATPPLYFIRKGNHSQYAWNDQERETIIHQLGGRKSVNIQRYKGLGEMNAEQLWETTMNPKKRTLRQVNIDDDSEADKIFSILMGDEVPPRRNFIEKNAIHAKIDV, encoded by the coding sequence ATGAATAAAAAACATAATACAATCAAAGATTATACAGCAGATAGTATTCAATCTCTTGAAGGAATCGAACATATTCGACTCAGACCCTCTATGTATATTGGAGACGTAGGAATTAGAGGTTTACACCATTTAGTTTACGAAGTCATAGATAATTCTGTAGATGAAGCTTTAGCAGGTTTTTGCAATAAAATATGGGTAACCATTCATAAAAATGGATTTATCACTGTACTTGATAATGGACGTGGAATTCCAATAGACGTTCATAAAAAAGAAAAAAAATCGGCTCTAGAAGTCGTAATGACTAAAATTGGAGCAGGTGGTAAATTTGATAAAAATTCTTATAAAGTTTCTGGAGGATTACACGGAGTAGGAATATCTTGTGTCAATGCTCTGTCTGAAAAACTTATAGTTACAATTTATCGTAACAATAAAATTTATCAACAAGAGTATTTTAAAGGAAAAGCCCTTTATTCTGTCAAATGTTTAGGAAAAACTAATCTGCAAGGAACAAAAATTTATTATCTTGCTGATTATTCTATTTTTAATTCCATTATATATCATTATGAAATTTTAGCTAATCGATTAAAAGAATTATCTTTTTTAAATAAAGGTTTGTATTTATTTTTAAAAGATGAAAGAAAAGAGATAAAAGAACATTTTTTTTCTAAAAATGGATTAAGAGAATACCTACCTATTTTAGATAAAAATCAGGAGTCTTTAACCAAAAAAATCCTTTTTATTGAAGGAGAGAAAGATAATACAATTGTAGAAGTCGCAATGCAATACAATACTTCTTTTAAAGAAAAAATTTATTCTTATGTTAACAACATCAATACTAATGAAGGAGGAACTCATCTTTCTGGTTTTCGAAGAGCATTAACAAGAACGTTTAAAAAATATTCAGAGGGTTTTTTATCTCATAAAATAGAATTCACTGGAGATGATCTTCGAGAAGGGATTACAGCTATTATATCTGTGAGAGTAATGGACCCTCAATTTGAAGGACAAACTAAAACAAAATTAAGTAATCACGAAGTGGGAGGCATTGTGGATAAAATTGTGGGAGATGCATTGTATAGTTATCTAGAAGAAAACCCTAGTGATAGAAAAAAAATTTTTGATAAAATTACATTAGCAGCTAAAGCGCGTCAAGCAGCTAAAAAGGCTCGTGAATTAATACAGAAAAAGACTCCTATAAGTAGTATTTTACCTGGAAAACTCGCGGATTGTTCTTTCAATAATCCAGAAGACTGTGAAATTTATTTAGTAGAAGGAGATTCTGCCGGAGGGACAGCTAAACAAGGAAGAGATAGAAAATTTCAAGCTATTTTACCTTTGCGAGGGAAAATTCTAAATGTGGAAAAAGCTATGCAGTATAAAATATTTGAAAATGAGGAAATAAAAAATATATTTACTTCTCTAGGAGTTTCTATTGAAACAGAAGAAGATCAAAAAATATTAAATATCAAAAAACTTAGATATAATAAAATTATTATTATGACAGATGCAGATATAGATGGAAGTCATATTTCTACTTTAATTTTAACATTATTTTTTCGTTATATGAAACCCTTAATAAAAGAAGGATACATTTATATTGCTACACCTCCACTTTATTTTATTCGAAAAGGAAATCATTCTCAATATGCTTGGAATGATCAAGAAAGAGAAACCATTATCCATCAATTAGGAGGGAGAAAATCAGTCAATATACAACGATATAAAGGATTAGGAGAAATGAATGCAGAACAACTTTGGGAAACAACTATGAATCCAAAAAAAAGAACTTTACGTCAAGTAAATATAGACGATGATTCGGAAGCAGACAAAATTTTCTCCATTCTTATGGGAGACGAAGTTCCCCCACGAAGAAATTTTATAGAAAAAAATGCGATACATGCAAAAATTGATGTTTAG
- a CDS encoding undecaprenyl-diphosphate phosphatase, which yields MNYIQSILLGIIEGMTEFFPISSTGHMILAASIMGILENKITNLFLISVQFGAILSVIFLYRNKFFFQKLDFYLKIFLASFPVGLFGLLLNKIINFFLDQPLIVALSLMIGGLVIVKVEMFYEKNFYNIKNHITYSKAFIIGLFQCMALIPGVSRSATTIVACMLQKVNKIKAIEFSFFLSIPVIGIATCKKLFDYYFQSNSFTLKDLELLLLGNIVSFVTGIIAIKCFITYLNNFKLFGYYRIVLGICFFIVHYFIKPIGKF from the coding sequence ATGAATTATATTCAATCAATCCTATTAGGGATCATTGAGGGAATGACAGAATTTTTTCCGATTTCTTCTACAGGACACATGATTCTTGCCGCTTCTATAATGGGAATACTAGAAAATAAAATCACTAATTTATTTCTTATTTCTGTTCAGTTTGGAGCCATTTTATCTGTAATTTTCTTGTATAGAAACAAGTTCTTTTTTCAAAAATTGGATTTTTATCTCAAAATTTTTTTAGCTAGTTTTCCTGTAGGGCTTTTTGGTTTGTTATTGAACAAAATTATCAATTTTTTTTTAGATCAACCACTAATAGTCGCTTTATCTCTTATGATAGGAGGATTAGTGATTGTGAAAGTAGAAATGTTTTATGAAAAAAATTTTTATAATATAAAAAATCATATTACTTACTCAAAAGCTTTTATTATTGGATTATTTCAATGTATGGCTTTAATTCCAGGAGTGTCTAGAAGTGCAACAACCATTGTTGCTTGTATGCTACAAAAAGTGAATAAAATAAAAGCTATTGAATTTTCTTTTTTTTTATCTATACCTGTTATTGGAATTGCTACATGTAAAAAATTATTCGACTATTATTTTCAATCAAATTCTTTCACATTGAAAGATTTAGAATTATTGTTATTAGGAAATATAGTATCTTTTGTAACTGGAATAATAGCTATCAAATGTTTCATAACATATTTAAATAATTTTAAATTATTCGGATACTATAGAATTGTTTTAGGAATTTGTTTTTTTATTGTACATTATTTCATCAAACCGATTGGAAAATTTTGA